The genomic DNA GGTTCTCGATCATGCTCGGCTCGATCATGCTGCCCCTGCACGTGGTGATCGTCCCGCAGTACATCATGTTCTCCAAGCTCGACATGATCAACACGATCTGGCCGCTGGTCCTGCCGAAGTTCCTGGCCCACGACTCGTTCTTCATCTTCCTGATGGTCCAGTTCATCAGGACGCTGCCGCGCGAGCTGGACGAGGCCGCCTCGATCGACGGGGCCGGGCACTGGCGCACGTTCCTGCGCGTCATCCTCCCGCTCTGCACGCCCGCACTGGCCACTACGGCGATCTTCACGTTCATCTGGACGTGGAACGACTTCCTCAGCCAGCTGCTCTACCTGAACAACCCGGACAACTTCACCGTCCCGGTCGCGTTGCGCACGTTCCTGGACTCCAGCGGTGAGTCGTCCTGGGGGCCGATGTTCGCCATGTCGATCATCGCACTCGGGCCGATCTTCGGTTTCTTCCTGGCCGGCCAGAAATACCTGATCCAAGGTGTCGCCACCACGGGTCTCAAGTAGTCCTCTTCAACCCCCCCTGCGAAAGATCAAGAGGAAGGACCGAGAGATGCGATCTCTCAAGACTGCGGCACTGCTCGCGGCGGCTGCCCTGGCCCTGACGGCCTGTGGCGGCGGCGGTGGTGGCGAAGCCGGAGACGACAAGGTCAAGCTGCGCTTCTCCTACTGGGGCAGCGACTCCCGGCAGAAACTCACCGAACAGGTCATCGCCGCGTTCGAGAAGAAGAACCCGACCATCGACGTGGTCGGCGAGTTCTCCGACTGGCCCAGCTACTACGAGTCGCTGGCCACCAAGGTCGCCGCCAGCGACGCGCCGGACGTGATGACCCTGGAGATCCGCGGCCTGGCCGAGTACGCGGGCAGAGGGGCCCTCGCCGACCTCACCGGCAAGGTCAACGTCGCCGACCTCGACCCGCAGGTGCTGCCCTCCGGCACCGTCGACGGCAAGCAGTACGCCATCCCCACCGGTGTCAACACCTTCGCGGTCGTCGCCAACAAGTCCGTCCTGGACAAGGCCGGCGAGAAGCTCCCCGACGACAAGACCTGGACCTGGGACGACTACGTCGCGCTGGCCGGAAAGATCACCAAGGCGGGGGGCGACTCGGTCCACGGCGCCGAGTTCAACTTCAACCCGGCGTACCTGACCAGCTTCGCCGCGCAGCGCGGCGAGAAGTTCTACGAGGGCAACAAGATCGGGATCAGCCCCGACACGCTCAAGGCCTGGTGGGCGACCATCAACAAGCTGATCGAGACCAAGGGCTCGCCCGACGCCGCCAAGAGCGGTGAGATCGCCGCCGCCGGCCCGGAGCAGTCGCTGATCGCCACCAACGCCGGCGGGTTCGCCATGTGGTGGAGCAACCAGCTCGGTGCCCTGTCCAAGGCGTCGGGGCAGGAACTGGCCCTGCTCCGCCTGCCGAAGCTGCCCGACGCCGCCAACGCGGGCATGTTCCTCCAGCCCGCCATGCACTGGAGCATCTCCAGCAAGAGCGAGCACCCGGCCGAGGCGCAGAAGTTCGTCGAATTCCTGCTCAACGACCCCGAGGCCGGCGGCATCCTGCTCAGCGACCGGGGCCTGCCGATCAACTCCAAGGTCCTGGAGGCGATCAAGGGCAAGCTTCCCCCGGCCGACCAGCAGAGCCTGGCCTTCATCGACTCGATCAAGAGTGAGCTGGCGCCGGTGATCGTGCCCCCGAAGGGCGGTACGAAGATGGAGGACATCTTCAAGCGCTACTCCGAGGCGGTGACCTCCGGACAGCAGAGCCCTGACGAGGCGGCCACCAAACTCCTCGAAGAGGCCAACGCCGCCATCGCCGGCTGAGAGACGCCTTCGCTGCCGTACGGCTCGCATGAGCCGTACGGCATACCATCGGGGAGATGAGATGAGATACGCCTTTGTCGGACTCGGCCACCGCGCGTCGATGTATGTCGACGCGCTGCTCGGCGACTGGCGGGACACCGGCACCATCGTCGCCTTCTGCGACACCAACCAGACCCGGATGGACTACTACAACGAGCTCGTCGGGGAACGGGTGCCCTGCTTCGCGCCGGACGACTTCGCCGCGATGCTGGAGCTGTGCGACGCGGTGATCGTCACCACGATGGACAGCACGCACGCCCACTACATCGTCGCCGCGCTGGACGCGGGCAAGCGTGTGATCGTGGAGAAGCCGCTGACCATCGACGCCGAGGGCTGCGCCGCGATCGCCGCCGCGGCCGAGCGGAGCACCGGCTCGCTGGTCGTCACCTTCAACTACCGCTACTCGCCTCGCAACTCCGCGGTCCGCCGCCTCATCATGGAAGGCGCGATCGGCGAGATCACCTCCGTCCACTTCGAGTGGGCGCTAGACACCATCCACGGCGCCGACTACTTCCGCCGCTGGCACCGCCGCAAGGCCGACTCCGGCGGCCTGCTGGTGCACAAGTCCAGCCACCACTTCGACCTGGTCAACTGGTGGCTGGGCGCCGCGGCGCGGAGCGTCTACGCCCACGGGGAGCTGCGTTTCTACGGTGCGGAGAACGCCAAGGCCCGCGGCCTGGCCCCGCGGTCCGAGCGCGGCCAGGGCGCGCCCGGCCTCGGTACCGATCCGTTCATCCTGGACATCTCCATCGACCCGCGGCTCAAGCGCCTCTACCTGGAAGCCGAGCACGAGGACGGGTACATTCGCGACCAGGACGTCTTCACCGAGGGCATCACCATCGAGGACAACATGGCGGTCCTGGTCCGCTACGACAACCAGGCCATGCTCACCTACTCGCTCAACGCGCACGCGCCCGCCGAGGGCTACCGGGTCGTGTTCAACGGCCTCGGCGGGCGGATCGAGCTGGAGGTGTGCGAGCGGTCCTGGACGCCGCCGCACGCCGCGATCGATCCGAGCGCCGCCTCCAAGGAGCACGCGGCCGGTTCCTGGGAGCGGCTCACCCTGCACCGGCACTGGCAGGAGGCACGGGAGGTCCCGATCGAACAGGGTGACGGCGCCCACGGCGGCGGCGACAGGTTGCTGCTGAACGACGTGTTCCGCGGGCCTGACGGCGACCCGCTGGCCAGGCAGGCCGGCTACCTCGACGGGATCCGCAGCGTGCTGGTGGGCGCCTCGGCCAACGAGTCGATGCGCACCGGCCGGCCGGTCCACCTGGTCGACGGCGGCACCCGCATAGCGGACAGCTGAGTCGTGCCGCCCGACCCCGCTGACGCCCCGCGCCGCCTGCGGCACCTCGGTGAGTTCTCCGCCCTGGCCGAGATCGCCGCCGCGCAGCGCGGGCTGTTCCCCCCGTCCGGTCCGGAGTTGCGCGAGCAGGCGCGCGGGCTCCTGGGCGTCCTCGACCTCACCGCCGCGAGCGTCCGCACCGAGCGGACCTGGACGGCGGGCGACCTCTCCGGCGAGGAGGTCTCCTGGGACGTCGGGTTCGGTCCCAGGACCCGCGCCTATGTGCTGCGCCCCCGCGAGGCGGGCGACGCGGTGCTGCCGGGCGTCCTCGCGCTGCACTGCCACGCCGGGATGAAGTGGGCGGGCAAGGAGAAGATCGCCGACGGTCCGGAAGATCCCTCGCCCGAAGTCGCCAGGTTGCGGGCCGTACTCTACGGCGGCCGGGCCTGGGCGGAGGAGCTGGCCAGGCGCGGGTTCACCGTACTGGTGCCCGACGTGCTGGGCTGGGGCAGCC from Streptosporangium sp. NBC_01756 includes the following:
- a CDS encoding Gfo/Idh/MocA family oxidoreductase, whose protein sequence is MRYAFVGLGHRASMYVDALLGDWRDTGTIVAFCDTNQTRMDYYNELVGERVPCFAPDDFAAMLELCDAVIVTTMDSTHAHYIVAALDAGKRVIVEKPLTIDAEGCAAIAAAAERSTGSLVVTFNYRYSPRNSAVRRLIMEGAIGEITSVHFEWALDTIHGADYFRRWHRRKADSGGLLVHKSSHHFDLVNWWLGAAARSVYAHGELRFYGAENAKARGLAPRSERGQGAPGLGTDPFILDISIDPRLKRLYLEAEHEDGYIRDQDVFTEGITIEDNMAVLVRYDNQAMLTYSLNAHAPAEGYRVVFNGLGGRIELEVCERSWTPPHAAIDPSAASKEHAAGSWERLTLHRHWQEAREVPIEQGDGAHGGGDRLLLNDVFRGPDGDPLARQAGYLDGIRSVLVGASANESMRTGRPVHLVDGGTRIADS
- a CDS encoding ABC transporter substrate-binding protein, yielding MRSLKTAALLAAAALALTACGGGGGGEAGDDKVKLRFSYWGSDSRQKLTEQVIAAFEKKNPTIDVVGEFSDWPSYYESLATKVAASDAPDVMTLEIRGLAEYAGRGALADLTGKVNVADLDPQVLPSGTVDGKQYAIPTGVNTFAVVANKSVLDKAGEKLPDDKTWTWDDYVALAGKITKAGGDSVHGAEFNFNPAYLTSFAAQRGEKFYEGNKIGISPDTLKAWWATINKLIETKGSPDAAKSGEIAAAGPEQSLIATNAGGFAMWWSNQLGALSKASGQELALLRLPKLPDAANAGMFLQPAMHWSISSKSEHPAEAQKFVEFLLNDPEAGGILLSDRGLPINSKVLEAIKGKLPPADQQSLAFIDSIKSELAPVIVPPKGGTKMEDIFKRYSEAVTSGQQSPDEAATKLLEEANAAIAG
- a CDS encoding carbohydrate ABC transporter permease, coding for MATTASKRLPVLYRRRVTRGAKHLMLIGFGLIMLYPLLWMISSALKPEELIFREPGLIPSEITLENFTEGWNALAHPFGYYLWNSAVVTALSIVGNLTACSMAAYAFARLNFPMKKFWFSIMLGSIMLPLHVVIVPQYIMFSKLDMINTIWPLVLPKFLAHDSFFIFLMVQFIRTLPRELDEAASIDGAGHWRTFLRVILPLCTPALATTAIFTFIWTWNDFLSQLLYLNNPDNFTVPVALRTFLDSSGESSWGPMFAMSIIALGPIFGFFLAGQKYLIQGVATTGLK